The Verrucomicrobiota bacterium sequence TCCGAACTCCGAACTCCGAACTCCGAACTCCGAACTCCGAACTCCGAACTCCGAACTCCGAACTCCGAACTCCGAACTCCGAACTCTGAACTCCGAACTCCGAACTCCGAACTCGATACCGTTTGCCGCGCCGGTGATCCTATTCTAAAGAGGTATATGTTTACGGGCACGTACACGGCCATTGTGACGCCCTTCAAGGATGGGAGAGTGGATGAAGCCGCTTTCCGGCGGTTGATAGATTTTCAAGTCGAAAACGGCGTTGATGGGATCGTTCCGGCAGGCACGACCGGGGAAGCCGCGACGCTGGACTATGACGAGCACCTCCGTGTCGTAGAGATCGCCGTCGAGCAGGCCGCGAAACGCTGCCTGATCGTCGCCGGGACCAGTTCAAACTCGACGAACGAGGCCATCGAGCTTTCAAAAAGGGCTGAGCGCCTCGGCGTGGACGGCTTGCTGCATGCCAGCCCGTACTACAATAAACCGACGCAGGAGGGTGTTTATCGCCATTACCGGGCGATTGCCGAAGCGATTTCGACAAAGATCATGCTGTACAACATACCGGGCCGGACGGCGGGCGAGATCGGGGTAGACACGTGCGTTCGCCTGGCCGAGGACTGCCCGAGCATTGTCAGCATCAAGGAAGCGGGCGGCTCAACCGAGCGCGTATCCTTGCTGCGGAAGCAGCTTCCTCGGGAGTTCACCATCCTGTCCGGGGATGACCCGCAAACCCTGCCGTTCATGGCGGTAGGAGCTGTGGGCGTGGTCAGCGTGGCGTCCAACGTCATCCCGCGGGAGATCGTCCGGCTGGTAGCGGCTTTTCGCAAAGGCCACTTCAGCGAGGCGTTGAATGATCATCTGTATTGGTACCCGCTCTTCAAAGACCTTTTCCTGGAGTCAAATCCTATCCCGGTCAAAGCTGCGCTGCACCTGCTTGGGCGGATTGAGGCGGAGTACCGGTTGCCGCTCTGCGAGATGGGTTCGGCCAACCTGGAGCGCCTGCGCCGGACGCTCGTTGCGCTCGGCCTGCTATGACTTCTTTGCTGGTGCACGGCGCCGCGGGCCGTCTCGGGTCGCGGATCATTCGCGCGGCTAGGGCGACTCCCGGGCTGGAGGTGCGGGAAGCCGGCCGGAACACCGATCTGTCGAAGGTGCTGCCGGGCTGTGATGCAGCCATCGACGTGAGCCAACCGGGGGGGACGGTCCGCCTGGTGGCGGCAGCGGTGGTGACGGGTACGCCGGTTGTAATCGGAACCACGGGCCATTCAGCGGAGGAATTAGAGGGGTTTCGTGAAGCCGCCCGGCGATTACCTATCCTCGCGGCCCCGAATTTCAGCATTGGGGTTAACCTCTTGTTTTGGCTGACGCAACGGGCGGCAGAAAGCCTTGGACAAGAGTTTCGGGCCGAAATTCTGGAGCTGCACCACGAATTGAAAAAAGATGCCCCCAGCGGCACGGCCCAAAAACTGGGTGAGCTTGTCGCGCGCGCCCGTGGGCAGAATTACGGTGAGGTGGTCCGGCACGGACGCCGTGGCTTAACCGGAGAGAGGCGCCCGGACGAACTCGGAATGCACGCCGTACGGGGCGGCGACATCACGGGTGAACATACCGTTTATTTGATCGGACCGGGTGAACGCCTTGAACTCACCCATCGGGCAACCAGCCGGGACATCTTTGCCCGGGGCGCCCTGCGGGCCGCCCACTGGCTGGCCGGTCGCCCACCCGGCTGGTACGAAATGGCAGATGCGCTGGACCTGCCGAGGTGATGGTGCTGGAAAATGCCACAAATGCTACAAATGAAGGGAGCTGAGCGTTCTGCGGCTGCCTGGTTCCTGCCGCCGTGCCCGCCGTGTGACGTCATTTGTGGAATTTGTGGCATTTTCCCTTATGCGAGTTGGAATCGCGTTAGGGTCAAACCTCGGGGATAGACTGGCCAATCTTCGACGCGCGTTCCAGGCGGTGCGGCGGACGGCGCACGCGGGCGACCGGGACAGCATTTTGGTTTCCTCAGTTTACGAGACGACCCCGGTTGGCAGTGAACCCGGGGCCGGGCTCTACCTGAACGCCGCGATCGAGATCGAATCCGCTCTGCCTGCGGACGAATTGCTGGACCGCTTGCGCGAGGTCGAAAGTGAAATGGGCCGCCCGTCAATGAGACCGCGAAACGCGCCGCGGACCATTGATCTGGACATTTTGTATGCCGGCGATCTGGTGCTGCGCACCGCGAAGCTGACGGTGCCGCATCCCCGGCTGGCGCAGCGCGCCTTCGTGTTGACTCCTCTTGCCGAAATTGCGCCCGCGCTGGTGGTGCCTGGACAATCCAAATCGGTGGCTCAATTATTAAGCGAGCTACGTTCAGCTGATTCAGCTGAGGAGCTCCTCAAGCTTCGGGAGGTATTGGATGACGACGGATAAAGTCACGGCGGACCGATTGAAAACCTGGAAAGGCCGGCCCGAAAAGATTGCCGCGCTCACCGCTTACGATTACCCGACGGCGCGGCTGCTGGACGAGGCCGGCGTGGATCTGCTTTTGGTCGGCGACAGCCTCGGGATGGTGATTCTGGGGTACCCTGACACGACCTTAGTCAACCTTGAAGACGTGGTGCACCACACGCGCGCCGTCGCCCGCGGCATCCGCCGGGGTCTCTTGGCGGCCGATCTGCCGATCGGCACGTACCTGGACCCCCGGCAAGCGCTTGAGAGCGCGCGCCGCTTGGTCGCGGCCGGGGCCGAGGCGGTAAAGCTGGAGGGCGGCCAGAGCCAGGCCGAGCAGATTCGGGCGATCACCGGGGCAGGGATCCCCCTGGTGGGCCACATCGGCATGCTCCCGCAACACGTCCGCGAGGAGGGGGGGTACCGGGTCAAAGGAAAGACCGAAGCCGAAAGCGAGTTTCTTGTGCGAGAGGCTGAGGCGGTGGTGGCGGCCGGCGCTTGCGCAGTGGTTCTCGAATTAGTGACTCCCGCAGCGGCTGAGCGGATCACCCGGGCCATCGCGATTCCAACCATCGGAATCGGTTCAGGCCCCGATTGTGACGGCCAGATCCTGGTGGTGCACGATCTGGTCGGCTTCTTCCCGTGGTTTACGCCGAAGCACGTCCGGCCGGCCGGCGACGTTGCGGGCGAGATCCGGAAAGCGGCCTCCGGTTATGTCGAAAACCTGCACCGGATCAAGGCGTAAAGGCCGATGGTGAAGGCGGGAGACTCAGGCGGGCTCGCCGTCAGCCCATCCCCGGTTCCAATACCCGGCCCATCCGCCGGAATTTCTCATACCGTTCTTCCAGCAGCACCGAGACCTTTTTCTTGGTGAGCACGTCCAACTGCGCGAGCACGGCCGCTCTCAGGTTCCGGGCGGTCTCGACGGGATCATGGTGGGCGCCGCCCATCGGTTCCGGGATCACCGCATCGATGATGCCCAGTTCCTTCAGGTCGAGCGCGGTCAGCTTCAGGGCTTCCGCCGCCTCCGGGGCGTGGCTCCGGTGTTTCCACAGGATGGCTGCGCAGCCTTCAGGGCTGATGACGGAGTAATACGCGTTCTCCAGCATCATCACGCGATCCGCCACCCCGATACCCAGCGCGCCGCCCGATCCTCCCTCCCCGATCACCACCGCCACGATCGCGGTCCGCAGCTGCATCATCTCGCGCAGATTAACCGCGATTGATTCGGAAATGTGCCGTTCTTCGGCTCCGACCCCGGGATAAGCGCCCGGGGTATCGATCAGGGCCACCACGGGCAGCTGGAATTTCTCGGCCAGGCGCATCAGGCGCAACGCCTTCCGGTACCCTTCAGGGTGGGCGCTGCCGAAGTTGCGCCGGATATTTTCCTTGGTATCACGGCCCTTCTGGTGGGCCAGCACGACGCACCGGTATTGCTCTAACGTTGCAAAGCCGCCCGGCATGGCCTGATCGTCCCCGAAGAGACGGTCGCCATGCAGTTCGATGAAATCGCTGAAAGCTTCACGGAGGTAATCCAAGGCGAACGGCCGGGCATTGTGGCGGGCAACCTGAATACGCTGCCAGGCGGAAAGGTTCTGGTAAATTTCGCGCCGGGTACCTTCAATTTTTCCCTCCATCGATCTCACTTCGCGTTCGAGATCAATCGCCTGGAGTTTGGAATGCTTTTTGAGCTCTTCGAGCTGCTTTTCCAACTCGAGGATCGGCTTTTCAAAATCGAGGGGGGCAGGTTTCATTCGACGACGACAGGGGTTTGCTTGCCAACCAAGGCAAAAAGCTCTTCCAGGTCAGCCGGGCCGAGCATGATCCCGGTCGCCGGTCTCGGCGCGTTTGGCGTTTGCGGATTCGTTTCTGAACAGATGATCAGTCCTGAGTGGTTTGTCACAATCCAGCGGCTGCTGCCCAAATAATGTTTGTCGCCGAAACCTACGCGAGCCCCGGCAAACCACGCAATCTTTTCGCTCACTTTATATTGGCCGGGCAGGAGCCGGGGAGGCATTTTGAAGTCCAACGGCTTATACCATTTGAAGAAGGCGCCCCGATTAAGCAGCGTTATCGATTCTTTCTTGAGGTTGATCGTCAAGCTGAACTGGCCCGACGGGATGATGAGCCGGCGACCGGGCTGAAGCGTCAGGCTCGAGAGGCCGTTGGCTTTGAAGATGAGTTCGGGAGTGGCTTTCGTTTTTGACGCGATTTTGCCGATCGAATCGCCGCGGGTCACGATATACTCGGTCTTGTTCGGACCCGGTTCCAGGGAGAAAAATGCTTGCAGGTTCAACGTGCCGAGGATCTGCCGCGCCTCGTCCACGCTGGGTGAAGCCGGGAAGCTCTGGATGATTGAAACAAGGGTGTCGCGGACCGCGGCCGTGTCCTCCCCCGCGGTCAAGTGCTGCTTGACGTTTTGGAGCATCGGCAGAACCGGGTCCGGCGTCGGGGTTACCACCGGCTGCCCCTTTTTCGCCACTTGATAATCCTTCTTTTTGAAAAAGAGTTCGTACGCCAGGAAACTGCCTCCTCCGAAAATCGTGACCGCCAAGCCGGCGATGATGAAGGCTTTGACAAGTGCGTTCATAGCGCCGC is a genomic window containing:
- the dapB gene encoding 4-hydroxy-tetrahydrodipicolinate reductase, translating into MTSLLVHGAAGRLGSRIIRAARATPGLEVREAGRNTDLSKVLPGCDAAIDVSQPGGTVRLVAAAVVTGTPVVIGTTGHSAEELEGFREAARRLPILAAPNFSIGVNLLFWLTQRAAESLGQEFRAEILELHHELKKDAPSGTAQKLGELVARARGQNYGEVVRHGRRGLTGERRPDELGMHAVRGGDITGEHTVYLIGPGERLELTHRATSRDIFARGALRAAHWLAGRPPGWYEMADALDLPR
- the panB gene encoding 3-methyl-2-oxobutanoate hydroxymethyltransferase, which codes for MTTDKVTADRLKTWKGRPEKIAALTAYDYPTARLLDEAGVDLLLVGDSLGMVILGYPDTTLVNLEDVVHHTRAVARGIRRGLLAADLPIGTYLDPRQALESARRLVAAGAEAVKLEGGQSQAEQIRAITGAGIPLVGHIGMLPQHVREEGGYRVKGKTEAESEFLVREAEAVVAAGACAVVLELVTPAAAERITRAIAIPTIGIGSGPDCDGQILVVHDLVGFFPWFTPKHVRPAGDVAGEIRKAASGYVENLHRIKA
- a CDS encoding acetyl-CoA carboxylase carboxyltransferase subunit alpha — translated: MKPAPLDFEKPILELEKQLEELKKHSKLQAIDLEREVRSMEGKIEGTRREIYQNLSAWQRIQVARHNARPFALDYLREAFSDFIELHGDRLFGDDQAMPGGFATLEQYRCVVLAHQKGRDTKENIRRNFGSAHPEGYRKALRLMRLAEKFQLPVVALIDTPGAYPGVGAEERHISESIAVNLREMMQLRTAIVAVVIGEGGSGGALGIGVADRVMMLENAYYSVISPEGCAAILWKHRSHAPEAAEALKLTALDLKELGIIDAVIPEPMGGAHHDPVETARNLRAAVLAQLDVLTKKKVSVLLEERYEKFRRMGRVLEPGMG
- the folK gene encoding 2-amino-4-hydroxy-6-hydroxymethyldihydropteridine diphosphokinase; protein product: MRVGIALGSNLGDRLANLRRAFQAVRRTAHAGDRDSILVSSVYETTPVGSEPGAGLYLNAAIEIESALPADELLDRLREVESEMGRPSMRPRNAPRTIDLDILYAGDLVLRTAKLTVPHPRLAQRAFVLTPLAEIAPALVVPGQSKSVAQLLSELRSADSAEELLKLREVLDDDG
- a CDS encoding 4-hydroxy-tetrahydrodipicolinate synthase, producing the protein MFTGTYTAIVTPFKDGRVDEAAFRRLIDFQVENGVDGIVPAGTTGEAATLDYDEHLRVVEIAVEQAAKRCLIVAGTSSNSTNEAIELSKRAERLGVDGLLHASPYYNKPTQEGVYRHYRAIAEAISTKIMLYNIPGRTAGEIGVDTCVRLAEDCPSIVSIKEAGGSTERVSLLRKQLPREFTILSGDDPQTLPFMAVGAVGVVSVASNVIPREIVRLVAAFRKGHFSEALNDHLYWYPLFKDLFLESNPIPVKAALHLLGRIEAEYRLPLCEMGSANLERLRRTLVALGLL
- a CDS encoding LysM peptidoglycan-binding domain-containing protein; translation: MNALVKAFIIAGLAVTIFGGGSFLAYELFFKKKDYQVAKKGQPVVTPTPDPVLPMLQNVKQHLTAGEDTAAVRDTLVSIIQSFPASPSVDEARQILGTLNLQAFFSLEPGPNKTEYIVTRGDSIGKIASKTKATPELIFKANGLSSLTLQPGRRLIIPSGQFSLTINLKKESITLLNRGAFFKWYKPLDFKMPPRLLPGQYKVSEKIAWFAGARVGFGDKHYLGSSRWIVTNHSGLIICSETNPQTPNAPRPATGIMLGPADLEELFALVGKQTPVVVE